The Pectobacterium parmentieri genome segment CAATGACTGACGCCAACCAGGATGACTGGACGCAATTAAAACAAGCATATACAAACAGTATCGCCCAATAATCCATGACTTGTCGGATTAGGGAAAATCGCTGACAATGAATCTATCATTGCACATCGGGGCTGAATTCCTCAGCCCTAGCGTGGAGGATCTATGTCAGCATCGTCTTCTGATTTGCCCGTTTCTCATGAGCGGTTTGTCTGCGCAGACTGGCTTGCCAGCCACCTGAATGATGGCAACATCACGCTCATTGACGCCCGAATGCTACCTCCAGGTAACACTCATCGTGATATTCATGCAGAGTACCGCGATGGTCATTTGCCAGGCGCGGTTTTTTTTGACATTGAAACCCTGTCCGATCACAGCACCGATCTGCCGCATATGATGCCGACTCGCAAAGACTTCGCACACGCGATGGGTGAGCTGGGGATCGATAATCAGCAGCATTTGGTGATTTACGATGAAGGTAATCTCTTTTCAGCCCCCCGAGCATGGTGGATGCTACACACCTTCGGTGCCACATCGCTTTCTATTTTGAGCGGCGGGCTGGCAGGCTGGAAAGCGCAAACCTTGCCATTGGAACAAGGCGATGTCATACGCAAACCCGCCACGTTTAACGCCACACTGGATGAAAATGCTATTCGCTCACGCGATGACGTACTCTCAATCAGTCGGGATAAATCAGAGCAGATTGTCGATGCCCGCCCCGCCGCGCGTTTTCATGCCGAAGTGGACGAACCGCGCCCCGGCCTGCATCGTGGCCATATTCCCGGGAGCCTGAATGTGCCGTGGACCGATTTAGTGAATAACGGGACGCTGAAACCCAATGCCGAACTGGCGACTATTCTGCATAAGCACGGCGTGGATTTCACTCGCCCCATCGTCGCCAGTTGTGGTTCTGGCGTGACGGCGTCCGTCGTAGTATTAGCGCTGACGCAGTTAAATGTCCCTAATGTGACATTATACGATGGGTCGTGGAGCGACTGGGGCAGCCGCGATGATGTCCCGATTGCACGCGATTAATGCTGGGTGAGATTACATCCAACCGCGAATGGCGGTCAGATGTAGAGCAGGCGACAGCGGAAAAAGCCTAATCCGCTGTCGCCGTCATGCCGATTACGCGTTGCCGGTAGCCTTAAATTCCCGCAGGAAACTGCCCCATTTACGTTCGTAGAACGGCGTGGTGTGTTTAATCATGTAATGGCTGATGCCCGGCTCACCGTCTTTCACCAGACACAGATCGACAGGACGGTCGTCCGGTAAGGTATCGCTGGCGACGTTGCCCGCTTCACGAATGATGGTTTCCTCATCCTGATCGACATCAATACCAATCAATAGGTGCGGCTGTTCTTCACCAGGCTCCTGAATCTGTGCCAAAAACGCCCGCTTCACCTGGCGATGCTTGGCAAACAGTTGCGTCAGGGAGTCGATCATCTGTGCGGGCATCTCGGCTGGCTGACTCAGCATCACCTGCATATCTTCTTCAACAACGCGTTGCTGAACAAAACCATTGCCTTCGCCAGACAGTATATGTTCAATTTCCTGCGGCAAAAATTCTTTGCCATACGGCAGCTTAGGATTAAGGAACAGCGTGACACCCTGCGTCATTTCAAACAATGACCGCACTGGCAGTGCCAGAAAAGGTGTTTCTTCCGTAATCACGCGCTGTAACGCTTCCAGAGAAGAAAAGAAAGGAATGGCGGATGAACCATCGTCTTTTTCCCAGTGCTGGATGTTCACATTACTGCCCGCATGCAACACCACCTCACCGGACTCATCTCCGTCATCGGTACTGCCCAACACAAACACCGTAGCTTCCATCAGTTCACTGAAAAATTCAGGACGATGCGCTGGCTCCGTTGCGGCCAGAATCAGCACTTCTTCCAGTTTGTTACGTGGCGAAAACTCCATACTTTCCTCAACATGATTACGTTAAAAGCCGGCACGTTGAGAGCCGGCTTTATTTCTCAAGACATTCTGTACATGGCAGACAAACCTGAAGCGACTACTTGGCGTTACTCAGCAGAAGATTCGCCAATGTGCGAACACCAAGCCCGGTCGCGCCTGTCGCCCACTGTTCTACCGCACTTTTGCGGTACGTCGCAGAACAGTCAATGTGCAGCCAACCCTGCTGATAATTTTTCACAAAATGCGACAGGAAAGCGGCTGCCGTACTGGCACCAGCGGTGTGTGCACCACTGGCAATATTATTCAGATCGGCAAAGCTGGACGGCAGATGGCTGCGGTGGAACTCTTCCAGCGGCAGACGCCAGAACGGCTCATTCTCTTCTTTCGCACTTTCCTGCAATGCCGCCACCAGCTCATCATCAAAACTGAACAGAGCGTGATAATCATTGCCCAGCGCCATTTTCGCAGCACCCGTCAACGTGGCACAGTCGATAATCCACTGCGGATTCTGCTCGGAGGCATCGATCAGGCCATCCGCCAGTACCAGACGTCCTTCAGCATCGGTGTTCATCACTTCAACCGTTTTGCCGTTACGGTAGCGAATAATATCGCCCAGACGGAACGCATTGCCGCTCACCATGTTGTCTGCACAGCACAGATACAGCTTTACGCGCTGCTGCAAACCACGTGACGCCGCCAGCGCCAGTGCACCTGTCAAAGTGGCAGCGCCGCCCATATCTGACTTCATAGAATCCATGGACCCACTAGGCTTCAGGCTGTAGCCGCCGGTATCAAACGTAATACCTTTGCCGACCAAGCAAGCAAATACCGGTGCATCCGGGTTACCCGTCGGATTATAGTCCAACGCCAACAGTACCGGCTGACGTTCAGAACCGCGACCAACCGTGTGCAGGCCGGCATAATTCTGTTCGCGCAGATCTTCACCTTTGGTGATGCGGTAGCTGACAGCATCACAAGCTACGTGACACAGCAGGTCGACCGCACGGGTCGCCAACTGTTCTGGCCCCAGATCTTCAGCAGGCAAGTTGATAGTGTCACGCACCCAGTCAACAATTTTCAGGCGGTCATTCAGCTCTTTCTTATCAGCGTCGTTCAATTCCGCCCATTCAACCGTTCTTTGCCCTTTCGGCCCGCGATACCCTTGCCAGAATGCCCAACTGTTTGCCAGATCCCAGCCTTCACCCGCTAACGTAACGTGTTTAATCCCTTGCCCGTCAATTTTACGAGCGGCGCGCTGGATCGTTGCCAGTGCAGCATTGCCATTCAGTGACGTCGTGCCAACATGAATGGTAAAACCCTGCTCATTCACACTCAGCGTCGCTTTCTCTCCCCAGCGCACATCAGCAGGTTGAGTGGAGAGTGAAATCAGCATGGTATTGTTCGTCATAGAGCTTCTCCGATAATGGATATTCCTGCCACTTTTCATGTTTGCAGGTGCTTTTCATATTTGCAGATACATAAACCGTGCATCATGACATGAAAATGTTACGAATTTTGGCACGGAAATAAAATGGGCCACCCAAGGCAGCCCGTCATCGCGCTATTCTGCTTCATCTAACCAGACCAGCAGGATCGCTTCCAGAATTTTTTCATTGGAGGCATCTGGTCGGTCGTCAAATTCATCCAGTTCGCAGATCCACTGATGCATATCCGTGAAACGTACCGTTCTCGGATCGAGATCGGGAAACTGGTCGTAAAGCGCTTCGCCGATCGCCCGGCTGTCCGTCCATTTTAGTCCCATAACTGTTCCTATCTATTCAGATCAATGCTCGCGCGCATGGTTGATCGTATAGCGCGGGATCTCGACAACCAGATCGTCTCCGGCAACGCGCGCCTGACAGCCCAGACGGCTTTCTGGTTCCAGCCCCCAGGCTTTATCCAGCATATCGTCTTCTTCTTCCGTGCTTTCCGCCAGTGAATCAAAGCCTTCGCGCACGATACAGTGGCATGTTGTGCAGGCACAGGATTTCTCGCAGGCATGTTCGACGTCAATTCCGTTACGCAAGGCAACTTCCAGAATGCTTTCGCCACGTTCCGCTTCCAAAACCGCGCCCTCAGGACACAGATCCTGATGCGGTAAAAAAACTATCTTAGGCATGTTACACCTCATCCACAGAATGGCCTGCTAGCGCGCGACGGATAGAGGCATCCATGCGGCGGGCGGCAAATTCCTGGGTTTGTTGATCGACTGTTTTAATCGCGGCTTCAATTGCCACGGGATCGCTTCCCTGCATCATCGTATGCAGATGTTCGGATGCCGCGACAATGACGCCTTTTTCGTCATTGCTCAATAATTCTGCGTCGGCCGCCAGCGCAGTTTGCAAACTTTCCAGCACGCGTGCCGCCTCCACTTTTTGCTCTGCCAAACGACGTGCGCCGACATCTTCCTTCGCGTTCAGCATCGAATCGGTGATCATGGTGGCGATTTCCGTGTCGCTCAAACCGTATGACGGTTTAACCTGAATGGATGCCTCAACGCTCGTCGATTTTTCCATCGCCGTCACGCTCAGCAGGCCATCCGCATCAACCTGAAAAGTCACGCGAATGTGAGCCCCACCGGCAGGCAGCGGCGGCAGACCGCGCAGTGAGAATCGCGCCAGCGAGCGGCAATCCGCGACCATTTCGCGTTCGCCTTGCAAGACGTGGATCATCATGCCGCTCTGGCCGTCTTTAAAGGTCGTGAATTCTTGCGCACGAGCAACGGGGATCGTGGTATTGCGTGGAATGATTTTTTCCACCAGCCCGCCCATCGTTTCCAACCCGAGCGACAAGGGGATCACGTCCAGCAACAGCATTTCACTGTCTGGCTTGTTGCCCACCAGAATATCCGCTTGGATCGCCGCGCCGATCGCCACAACCTTGTCTGGATCGATCGACGTCAGCGGTGTACGGCCAAAAAACGTTCCCACTTGCTCACGCACCAGCGGAACACGAGTAGATCCACCAACCATCACGACTTCCTGCACATCTTCTGCCGTCAGCCCCGCGTCTTTCAGCGTGCGGCGACAGGATAGCAACGTGCGTTTCACCAGCGGAGCAATCAATGCATCAAACTGTTCACGGGTGATCGTCCCCTGCCAGCCAGCGGCATCCACATCGATCGCATCAGCGCTGCTGAGCGCAATTTTAGCCTGCACCGCCGCGTCGCGAAACGCGTGATCCAACTGGCGATCGTCACGATCGTGAACACCAGCCTGCTCACGCAGCCACTCAGCCAGTAGATGATCGAAATCATCACCACCCAACGCAGAATCGCCGCCAGTCGCCAGCACTTCAAAGACGCCACGGCTTAAGCGCAGAATGGAAATATCAAAGGTGCCACCGCCCAGATCGT includes the following:
- the sseB gene encoding enhanced serine sensitivity protein SseB, producing MEFSPRNKLEEVLILAATEPAHRPEFFSELMEATVFVLGSTDDGDESGEVVLHAGSNVNIQHWEKDDGSSAIPFFSSLEALQRVITEETPFLALPVRSLFEMTQGVTLFLNPKLPYGKEFLPQEIEHILSGEGNGFVQQRVVEEDMQVMLSQPAEMPAQMIDSLTQLFAKHRQVKRAFLAQIQEPGEEQPHLLIGIDVDQDEETIIREAGNVASDTLPDDRPVDLCLVKDGEPGISHYMIKHTTPFYERKWGSFLREFKATGNA
- the hscA gene encoding Fe-S protein assembly chaperone HscA, with the translated sequence MALLQISEPGLSAAPHQRRLAVGIDLGTTHSLVATVRSGEAQTLADSDGRDLLPSVVHYRHDSHSVGWDARDNAAHDLENTVSSVKRLMGRSLDDIQQRYPHLPYRFHASDNGLPLIQTPAGNLNPVQVSADILSALAARAEAALGGVPDGVVITVPAYFDDAQRQGTKDAARLAGLHVLRLLNEPTAAAIAYGLDSGKEGVIAIYDLGGGTFDISILRLSRGVFEVLATGGDSALGGDDFDHLLAEWLREQAGVHDRDDRQLDHAFRDAAVQAKIALSSADAIDVDAAGWQGTITREQFDALIAPLVKRTLLSCRRTLKDAGLTAEDVQEVVMVGGSTRVPLVREQVGTFFGRTPLTSIDPDKVVAIGAAIQADILVGNKPDSEMLLLDVIPLSLGLETMGGLVEKIIPRNTTIPVARAQEFTTFKDGQSGMMIHVLQGEREMVADCRSLARFSLRGLPPLPAGGAHIRVTFQVDADGLLSVTAMEKSTSVEASIQVKPSYGLSDTEIATMITDSMLNAKEDVGARRLAEQKVEAARVLESLQTALAADAELLSNDEKGVIVAASEHLHTMMQGSDPVAIEAAIKTVDQQTQEFAARRMDASIRRALAGHSVDEV
- the fdx gene encoding ISC system 2Fe-2S type ferredoxin; its protein translation is MPKIVFLPHQDLCPEGAVLEAERGESILEVALRNGIDVEHACEKSCACTTCHCIVREGFDSLAESTEEEDDMLDKAWGLEPESRLGCQARVAGDDLVVEIPRYTINHAREH
- the pepB gene encoding aminopeptidase PepB; translated protein: MTNNTMLISLSTQPADVRWGEKATLSVNEQGFTIHVGTTSLNGNAALATIQRAARKIDGQGIKHVTLAGEGWDLANSWAFWQGYRGPKGQRTVEWAELNDADKKELNDRLKIVDWVRDTINLPAEDLGPEQLATRAVDLLCHVACDAVSYRITKGEDLREQNYAGLHTVGRGSERQPVLLALDYNPTGNPDAPVFACLVGKGITFDTGGYSLKPSGSMDSMKSDMGGAATLTGALALAASRGLQQRVKLYLCCADNMVSGNAFRLGDIIRYRNGKTVEVMNTDAEGRLVLADGLIDASEQNPQWIIDCATLTGAAKMALGNDYHALFSFDDELVAALQESAKEENEPFWRLPLEEFHRSHLPSSFADLNNIASGAHTAGASTAAAFLSHFVKNYQQGWLHIDCSATYRKSAVEQWATGATGLGVRTLANLLLSNAK
- the iscX gene encoding Fe-S cluster assembly protein IscX, which encodes MGLKWTDSRAIGEALYDQFPDLDPRTVRFTDMHQWICELDEFDDRPDASNEKILEAILLVWLDEAE
- the sseA gene encoding 3-mercaptopyruvate sulfurtransferase, which produces MSASSSDLPVSHERFVCADWLASHLNDGNITLIDARMLPPGNTHRDIHAEYRDGHLPGAVFFDIETLSDHSTDLPHMMPTRKDFAHAMGELGIDNQQHLVIYDEGNLFSAPRAWWMLHTFGATSLSILSGGLAGWKAQTLPLEQGDVIRKPATFNATLDENAIRSRDDVLSISRDKSEQIVDARPAARFHAEVDEPRPGLHRGHIPGSLNVPWTDLVNNGTLKPNAELATILHKHGVDFTRPIVASCGSGVTASVVVLALTQLNVPNVTLYDGSWSDWGSRDDVPIARD